The following are from one region of the Salvia hispanica cultivar TCC Black 2014 chromosome 1, UniMelb_Shisp_WGS_1.0, whole genome shotgun sequence genome:
- the LOC125219158 gene encoding CASP-like protein 1 yields the protein MASSTETPPVPEPEPVVEAPVEEVPPSEPPPEVKAPAAPVNYLSVAEVVLRFLLFASAVVAVVVIVSSKETVNSRDAKFNYSPALIYFVAALSVAGLYSIITTLSSFYTLLKPGFCPQLLSHFLIVDVLLLGIVSAATGSAGAIAYTGLKGNSHLRWGKVCNVYDKFCTYVGASVAVSLFASVVLALLVLLSLYSISKKIPK from the exons ATGGCCTCCTCCACAGAAACCCCACCAGTTCCAGAGCCGGAGCCAGTCGTTGAGGCTCCAGTGGAGGAAGTGCCGCCTAGTGAGCCACCACCGGAGGTGAAAGCACCGGCAGCACCGGTGAATTATCTCTCCGTAGCTGAGGTGGTGCTGCGATTTCTATTGTTTGCTTCAGCCGTGGTGGCGGTTGTGGTGATTGTTAGCAGCAAGGAAACAGTGAATTCAAGGGATGCCAAATTCAACTACTCACCAGCTCTCAT ATACTTTGTAGCAGCACTCTCAGTTGCGGGGTTGTACAGCATCATCACCACACTCTCGTCATTTTATACTCTACTCAAACCTGGCTTCTGCCCACAACTCTTATCTCATTTCCTCATTGTTGATGTT CTGCTGCTAGGAATTGTAAGCGCAGCAACTGGATCGGCAGGTGCGATTGCATACACCGGTTTGAAGGGAAATTCTCATCTGAGATGGGGTAAAGTTTGCAATGTTTATGACAAGTTTTGTACATATGTCGGAGCTTCCGTTGCTGTCTCGCTCTTTGCCTCGGTCGTGCTTGCTCTCCTCGTTCTCCTTTCTCTCTACTCTATCTCCAAGAAGATCCCGAAATAG